TAATGTAACCAAAGATAACTGTGACGTGTTTGCCCTCCCAACAACTTATCTTGACATGCGGAGTACTGGTTACAACATCATGAGTTATGTTAGCTCATCAAGGTATATACGATACAAGCTGTCTAAACATGTTatacttttttcattttttatttattatatgaaacAGTAATCCAATTGGAAGCATATTGAAGAGTACTCaagtttttgattttgatgCTTCAGCACCATATATTGCATCATTCTCATCTAGGGGACCCAATCCTATAACACCTCATATTCTCAAGGTTGTATAAATTTTACTCCTCCAATAAATTTAAATCCTAATTGAagttagaaattatatttaactttcaagAATTTATAACAAAGTTCCTACTCTCTTGATATATAGCCGGATTTGTGTGCACCCGGTGTTAAAATCTTGGGAGCATGGACACTTGCAAATTCTCTTACGAGATTACAAGAAGATTTGAGAAGGCTACCATATAACATCGTATTAGGCACCTCATCAGCCTGCCCACATGTTACTGATGCAGCCGCATATGTCAAATCATTTCATCCATCATGGTCTCCGGCAGCTATAAAATCTGCTCTTATGACTACcggtatatatataaaatgcataaatatttaatcatataaataatgtatcatttaaataatgttcaattacaaataattttcataTAGCCACCAAGATGAGTGAAGAAAAAACACCTCAAGCAGAATTTGCTTATGGAGCCAATCccagagaagagaaagaaattgGTCTTGTCGATTCTCCACTCTGGGGCAGCTGGGAAATCCGCGATTGTTAAATCAGCCAAGTCAGTAGCTTTTCCATCTGAGATGGGCGTGATCGTCGGAAGAAGACGGTGCTGTTAGTTGTTAGCTCGAAAGCGAGTTCCCCGAGGTTGAGAAGAAGACAATGAATGGAATGGCCAGATAAACCCTGAAAGGGCTAGAAAACCGGGCCTTGTGTATGATATTACACTAGTTGACTATTTGAAGTTTTTGTGCGAGCAAGGCTACAGCAACaatgatttgaaatttcttTCGGGAATGCATGGTGTTTGCAACCTTTATGGGACAGAAAATGCATGGAATTTGAACATCCCTTCATTTTCAATCCCTGTCATGCCTTCTACTCATTTTAATGTCACCTACACTAGGACAGTTACAAATGTGGGACCTTCATCATCCATTTACCAAGCCCAAATTATTGCTCCACCAGGATTAAACATACAAGTTGTGCCAAACGTACTTCATTTTTCTAGTGTCGGACAAACTCAAACATTTGGGGTGGTTTTCGTAGGAAGGATTAGTGTAAGGAATATTGTTTCTGCTTCTTTGTCATGGGTAAGCTCCACAAACACAGTGAGGAGCCCCattgttgtttttgttagaaactaatgtataataattaatatttctttttgttatgcaacagtctcttggattgtccaaTCTCTTAATCTTATCTCTAATAAATGAGACTTTTAATGTCTCTTAGTTTAATGTCTAAGTTATGTTTTACTTTATATAAGTTATGTAATCGTGTTCTTATTTCAACAAGTTCAATAGAcaaaatttcattcaaatttgttttcattctctaaagtttctattcactttctaataatttttttacggTTCGATCATTGAAGTCTTGATTGTGATTTCGTtacatggtattagagcttTGGTAACATTGGTGAAGAAGGTATCATTGTTATTCGATATGGAAAGTGGTGGTCGTGTAGCTGGACTTGGTTTGGAGTTGTTAAACCATTCAAACTATCGTATATGGAAAATCTGTATGGAATCGTACCTGGTCGGGAAAAATTTGTGGGACATCATCGTAGACGAAAATGATGTAGCTCCTGAGGATGTTGCTGAAAATACGGAAGCATCGAAGAAGCGGAAGAGACTCAATGCGAAGGcataatttgtgttgaagaggtcaATCTCTCACAATCTGTTCGTGCACATCATCGGTTGTGGATCTACTCGCGAGATCTGGAAATGCTTGGTCGTCTTTTCAACAAGAAGAACGATGCTTGTTTCCAAATGCTTGAAAATGAGTTGGCAGCCGCAATGCAAATTGGATTTGTCTCGGAGTTCTTTCTTAAGTTAAAAAACATATGCTTAGAAATTTCCTTATTGAACCCAGATGAAAAAATCTTAGAAGCTCGAACAAAGAGGCATATTGTTAAAGGATTTCGACCCGATATACACCATTCATCACATCGATTCAAGTTTGGGCTCAACAACTTTCACTtgaggagtttgaaaatctcttgtCATCTTAAGAGTCGTTGGCCGCACAAATGACTAGAACGAGTATAAAGTATGAGTCAAACAATGTGTTGTTCGTGAAGAAATCGAGCTTGAAAATGGGAAAgtcgaagaaggaagaaatAGGTCaggatttttcaaatattactaAAAAGCCCCTTAAATATGTTTCAGGTGTGGCAAGACTGGACACTTCAAGAGAGATTGTAGAGTAACTTTGAATGGAAATTTTGCTAGTTCAAATCTCGGAGAAAAGTCTAACCAACGTGTTGAGGAGGACTGGGACAAGGCTTTTCATATCGATGTGATGATttcgaaggaaaagaaaacataGGCGTCTCATGGTAAACATGAAATCGATCAAAGGTGGATTGTCGATTTAGGGTGCAGACATCATGTTACTAGAGATGATTCTGTGTTCTCGTCGAGTCGAGTTCATAATAGGGGTGGTGACATTGTCATGACAGATAAATCAGTTCATGAAGTTAAAAGGGACGGATCATTTGTCATTAATAACGACAAAGGAGAATCTATTACTCTGAAGAATGTCTACCATGTTCCAGGAATCCAGAAGAATCTCTTCTTAGTAGCAAATGCTATAGACGCGGGAAATCTTGTGTTGTTCGGTCCACATGATGTGAAGTTCTTAAAGAATGTGAAAGAACTAGAACTCAGGTAAATGATCTATTTGTCCTTTCAGCATCAAATTCGTACATCAAAAAAGTGAACGACAAAAGAACCTCCTTTCTATGGCATGCAAGACTTGGGAATGTCAATATGACTAAGCTTAGTGTTATATCTCGAAAGACTTGTTGAAATTCTACTTGAAGATTGAGAATTGAGGAGGGCATTGTGTGTGaaggatgtcaatatgggaagaCTCATTAACTTTCATTCGACAACTTTGTATCAAGAAGTAAGGGTTCTTTGTATCGAGTTCATAGTGACTTGATGGGAACAACTCGAACTGCCTCATACTTGagaagtaaatatatgtttctatttgtGAATGATTTTTCCCGGTTCACCTGGGTGTACTTTGTGAAAGAGAAGTCCGAAGTGTTCTATAAATTTCTCGAGTTCAAGGAGACGGTAGAAggagaacaagaaaggaaaatcCAAGTATTGTGGATGACAATGGTGGAGAATTTtgctcaaaagagtttgaattgttttgtaGGCAAAATGGAATAAAAATAGAACTCTCATGTCTTGAGACCCCGCAACAAAATGGGATAGCCGAAAGGAAGATTCGACACCTTATAAAGGCTTGTAAGTCGTGGCTGCATATGAGGAATATACCAAATCACTTATGGGCATAAGGCATGAGTTGTGCTTCCCATGTCATCAATGGAGTTCCTCTTAGCCcaaatgagttcaaatctccattcgagatgctttttagttttaagccaaatgttaagcattttagaatttttggatctacttgttatgtccatattcTAGACTCGAGAATGAGCAAATTGGATGCAAAGGCAGTCAAATGAGTGTTCGTCAGCTATGACCAAAGAAGGAAATGGTGGCGGTGTATGGATCCATCAACCCACAAATGCATTGTGTCGAGAGATGTtatttttgttgggaaaaattaagagttcattaacttagaagaaattgtttggaagattaagtaaatagttaattaaaagaaaatgctaaatattaatcaattaagttttgatgatgtttacaTATAAACGAAGTTAAGTCGTCTAATTATTTCTATACAGGTGCATCAGATTTGGCTAACTTAaacgtggtctaagcaggctaattagacgtattacgtacttagacgtgttagtctaacatatacgtagttatacgtgcaagtctaacagatacgtagttagacgtgtcagtctaacagatacgtagttagacgtgctagtctaatagatacatagtttgACGTGCCAAtttaaaagatacgtagttagacgtgtcagtctaacagatacatagttagacatacaagtccaacagatacgtagttagatgttccagtctaatagatacgtagttagacgtgtcagtctaacagatacgtagatagacgtgctagtctaacaaatacatagttagacataccagtttaacagatacgtagttagacgtgtaagcctaacagatatgtagttaggcgtgttagtctaacagatacatagttagacttgttagtctaatagatacgtagttagacgtgtcagtctaacagatacgtagttagacatgcaagtgtaacaaatatgtagttagacatgccagtctcacaaatacgtagttagacgtgggcatctaactccttcagatcaGTCTGAAGTGATATGCCATTAAACGCTAcaatctaactccattagacgtggtagtctaatggaatctgctgttagacgttggcgtctaactctcttagacttggcagtctaatggagcacgtttaATGCCTTGCTTTAGTAGCCGTTtcaagttagcatacgtctacccacgatcaactagttgtacgctactcctgcttcACTTTCTCTTACAGACAAGTACGTCAGCTATttacatccaatgaatgaacACCACGTACGCGAAgattcctcccactacttgttcagtacagGACAATTGTAGAAGGATATCTGGCGCGCTACCGTTCAGTTCGGCCACGTTCCAGAAGCACAGAGCCTTCTATACTTTGTCCTTTAGGCGTCCATCCTATGGGCGCGTGCCACGTGTTAATAcaaaagatttgaccgttggtgtccttctactacaaatagatgctcaaggacaatgaCCGAATCACCGATTACTCTACTCATAAATACAAAAGATTATCCCTCAACGTATATCGTCTCGTGTATGCGTAACGTAGTCTTTCAAAAGAACCACAGGATTCGTCGTTGTTCTCTAATGCCTTTTAATCATTGAAACATGGCAACGGTCGAATCCATTTTGTTGATATGTGGCAATGGTACGTTTGTCTATGCCTAGCGTACAAGATTTTTGTGCGCATTAcatttgaaatatttgtttgtcGTATTATAGGCGCACGGGATTTTAGTGCGTAGTGTAATAAAATATTCGTTCATCGATTTGCATGTTAGAGTAAATAACTGGTTGTACATTTGTCGTATTCAGGTGATGTAGAAATTAGTTGATATCGAGCTCTACTGATAAGCTACTCTGCTGAAAGCGCACTCATATGTTGATAAGATCTACTGATAAGCTACTATGCTGAAAGAGAACTCAGTTGTTAATCAGCTCAGCTACTAGAAAACTCTACTGATAGAACAGCTCAGCCGATAGCAAGTCTGCTTATGGAAACTCTATTGTCAGCGCTTCTTCGGCTctattgatgacaactctaCTGCCAACGCTTCTTCAGCTCTGCCGAGCAGTAACTCTGTTACCAGAGCTTCTTCAGCTCTGCTGATGGCAACTCTGCTGCTAGCTCTTCTTCAGTGCTGCTAATGGCAACTCTACTGATGGAAACTCTACTGTCAACGCTTCTTCAGCTCTACTGATGACAACTCTGTTGTCAGCGCTTCTTTAACTCTACTGATGGCAACTCTGTTGTCAATGTTTCTTCAGCTTTACCTGCACATTAACGCATtactgaacttagttttattcattcatcaaacccatgtgtgttcattttaattctcctaagttaattttaatcaattaagacgttttttataatttaacttaatttaataatttccccattttttatgatttaatctaatataaaattttctccatttttctcttttaacttaatttaacaatttcccctttttttgattatgttaaaactaagtgaTGATGAGCAGGGAACTATAGATAACTATATAGATATGGGCAAtgataaataagtaaaatatttcgAATATaaatttccccatttttaaTTCATTGTCTATATTTCACCTTGTAGTTTGCTTGAGCCCTTTTTAACATCAACATCCCCTTATCGTTTAAGGAAGTCCGTGACTTCAACAGTTTTGTAGTTTGATTGAGCCCGCTCTAGATGGCTTCTTTTCCTTTTTACCTTCCCCTTCCTGGTTTCACCCTCACTTCTTTCCCTTTACTActttcccctttttaacatcgGCATCCCCGTCTTGCTCATCTCAAAATTTTCCTCCATCAACTTAGAGAACATTTCatataatttggggttagttgacctaAAGATGATGTCATCAAGCTCTATGAGCTTGGTTAAGTCCATATAATGCTTTATCTAAACATGATCCAAGTTCATGTCCTGTTTTACCTGCACATATAAACATTGACAACTTTCGTACCCATATTTATTTAGGTCCATGGCTAATTTGTCCTTGGGGATCCAtacttgagttatttttatggatctcTCATTATGTGTTTTTAACTTGGCAGATTTATGCTTACCAGACCAGCTGGCTACTCTGTTTTGGGGCTTAAGCCAACTTGACTTTTGTTGAGTtcgcttaacatatttaatttcatctttAAGAGTCAAATCATTACAGTTTCGATTAGTTCGAATGTAAGTTGAGTTTCCCTTGACGAaacttatgaaattaaatttgtcTTTTACCGGGTTCAACTTATTGCAGGACTCAGCTGGATTGCCCCCAACAAATACCAGACCAGATTTGTATCTAGCAGGACTTTGTTGCTCAGACAATTGCTTGAGAGCATTTCCAGACTTAGTCCATTACTAACCACAtagtttattcttttattttaaatagataaactctTAATTGTTTCTTTGAGATTCTCATTCTCAGCTGATAGctcattcattttgtttttcaaaacttcTGGTTCATTATTTTGAGTTGAGAAACTTGTattgttagatttatttttcaaatttatttcgtTAAAAAGATTtaacagtttcttgtactcaatgaccatgtcattgaatgCAGTAATTAAATCATTTCTTATGAATTCATCAGGGGTGAAATCAAATACATCGTTGTCATCTGTCATTAGCATTTGATAATTTCTTCCTCCCTTTCATTTGAGGAGCTCTCATCGGAATCACTTTCAACTCATTTGCTCTTGCTTTCCTCATCAAGTAGAGCCTTTTGTTCCTTCTTATTCTTGGAAGTTTTACGATGTTTGTGTTGTGATGGAGTGGACGGACATCctcattccttgagtttatctcaaactcataggccttcagatcggcaaAGATATCATACAACTAGATCTTTTTCAGGTCATAAGTTTCTCTCATAGCCACCGTTTTAATATCTCATTCTTAGGGTAAAGCTCTCGTAGCTTTGATAGCAACTTCTCTATTGCTATATACATTTTCTAGGGTTGAGAGTTCGATGACTATGCTGCTGAATCTTTTGTCGAACTCAGTTATAGTCTCACCCGGGTGCATCCTGATGTTGTCGAACATTTGTGTGTCAACCAttagtttgttttcttttgtttggttGTTGCCTTCACAAAATCGATTCAGCTTCTCTCAGATCTCTTTGACAGTGGAGCATGACTTGTGGATCCAAACCCAACTGAATAACTGTTTAAgaacatgacattttttttatcatttttaaatattttgaatgcaTTTGTTAATTGGGCTTAAATGTATCAGGCTAAGCGTGAGCACTAAGCAAAGTGTTTGGTTTCACCAAACTTTGCAAGAATAATGTTTTTCTTCCAATGATATAGAGCTGACACATCCTTTGGGCTGTCAaagtctttatttatttatttatgcgTCTATTCGGACGGAGTCTAAACACGCTTTAGATGTCTTTCCTTCATTTAGACGTCTAACCAAGCATATATACAAGTTGCTTAAGCAACCACTCGTCTTAGTACATGATTTCTTTAGACGATTGATCTAATTAGTTCGATTGAGAACTCCGTCTACAAACGTCTGTCCAACCActttaatcaataattttccccctcaatttatgcatatgtaattaaataacaattaaaaattaatttaggtctACAAGaccataaaaatatttctaaagtaagaaagcttagtctcggggagtggcttcgtgaacacgTCTACCACTTGCTGATTTGTTGGAACATATTCTAGACGAATATGCTTATGACTGACATGCTCCCAAATTCCACTATGTAGATGACCTGTTGTACCTGTAAAAGACATAATTataactttttggtacccacattcacttgggtcctcggtcaatcagtccattgggaatccatatttgagttatcttgatggatttACATGTTGTGTTGTAATCGGTGCATATGATTTAAGCTTAGCAGACGTATTTCTACTAGCAGTTGTTCcattaaccttagaggatggttttagtttaaaactccttgacctCATGTCAGGTTTTGGTTTGCCAGATTTGCTAGTTGCTCTCTTCCTAGGCTTCAGCCAACTTTCAGTTGGCTTAACATTAactatctcatcctttaaggttagatcTTCAAAGCTTGAATTAGTTCATTTGTTAGTTAGATTACCcctaacaaagcttattggcttaagatTGTCTTTCACcgagtttaacttttcaaaagACTTGTCTAGGCTGGCATTGTCAAATCTTAAACCGGATTTACATCCGGCACACCTCAACAAACTTATTTGTTGTCTGACTGCATCTCCAAATCTCGTTCATAaactgaccacatatgtcaaaagTTTCAGAAGGAAGTGTTTGAACCTTTTCCTtaagcttctcattctcagatgagagctcaaccacTTTGTTTTCAGAATCTTTTATTCAAAAGTTTGATATAAAGAAGAGTTatcaatttcatatttcaatctcatttcattaaaagagtttgacaacttcttgtactcaatgaccatgtcattaagtgcagcaattaattcatctcttgtgaactcttcagaggagaagtcaaatacctcatatTCTTCCTCCACCATGAAGCAGGTAACGTCTTCATCATCGCTGTCGCTagatgatgaatcatctgagtcGCTTTGGTCCCACTTTGCCTTGCTATCAGCAACCatgagagccttcagctctttctgGTTTTTCTTGTCATCATTTCTCTTGTCATCACGCGTTGGCTTCCTGCATTCCGCTTTGAAGTATCTTAGTTTATTACAGTTAAAATACTTAAAGTTAGCCTTATAgttatttttatcatcattgttattatttgaagagcttcaGTTAggattgctcttcttcatgaattttccaaatttcttcatgAATAGAGCCATGGCTTTGCAACTGATCTACTCCGCAGCAGACTTCATATTAGTGGCAGCAGGTAGCTCATCAACAATCACCAACGCCTTGGTTGAGAGTAAAGATGTGGAATTCTCCTCTTCGTTCCTAGAGTtgatctcaaactcataggccttcagatcaaCTAGCAAATCATAGAGCTttatcttgttgaggtctttagtCTCCCTCATGGCCATCGTCTTAATATCCCACTCTTTGGgcagagcacgcatgactttgattgcaacctctCTTTGGATGTAAGTCTTGGCAAAAGTGGAGAGAGTAGTGATGATCTTACTAAATCTCTCATTgaactcagtcatcgtctctctagGATGCATCTTGATGTTATCAAACTGCTGTGTGGCAACCATAAGTTTGTTTTCTCtagtttgctcgttgccctcacacagttcagtcagcttctcccaaatttctttgacAATGGGACAGGTGatgatcttgttgaacatgttaTCATCCAACGTCTTGTAAAGGATGTCTTTAGCCAtattgtcgaggttgttcttccttttatcttcactggtccactcagatcttggcttctcaatctttatcggaccatcaGTGATGATATAcaacatgtcatcatctatggtaGATAAATGAGTTTGCACTCTCACTTTCCTTCCGTTGTAGTTTCCTTACAAAACATACAAACCTTGTTGCTGGAAGCCATATACATGATTTCATATATGATTATGcttaagaatagaaaatgaggctctaataccacttgttaagaTTGGTGTTGACAATGGGGACAGAAGTCTGACTATTATTAACAACTTATAcacttcaattcgattttaactctattagaagttaagatcagtttatattcttcacaaatcttcacaaactcttgaataagttcaagtgcggaaccaTTTGTTTGCTGATTTGAAGTTTCAGATGAATAAATGTCAATGACAAAAAGGAAAGAACACAttgaattttatggatgttcggagataaaactcctaccactagtaaaaaatgtgttattagtgGCGAAATTTAACGGCGATAtataaaaccgtagttaatacctTACATATAactgcggtatataaaaccgtagttaatacctTACATGtaactgtggtatataaaaTCGTAgttaataatcttatttttaactacggtatataaaaccacagttaaaagtcttaactttaactgcggtatataaaaccacagttaaagtcttacatttaactgcggtatataaaactgcagttaaaagtcttaactttaactgcggtatataaaaccgcagttaaagtcttacatttaactgcggtatataaaactgcagttaaaagtcttacatttaactgcggtatataaaatcgtagttaaaagtcttacattaaACTGCAGTATATAAAACCGTAATTAAAAGTCTTACAattaactacggtatataaaaccgcagttaaaagtTTTACCTTTAACTGCGTTATTATATACcgcaattaaaatttttttaccTGGTATATAAAActatagttaaatattttattaagattatcaaacataaaaaaaattatttataaattttaatttgtattattttagaaattaattggAATACAAGATAgacttcttaatttttattattttaaaaattaattatgatataagtAGGTAAAGATTTGtgtagataaaattataaaagttaaataataaattatttatcgtttttataataaatattattattaatattatatatatatggatatttttattaatttattagaaaaatatattactaatataatttataaatatgttatattattaaaaatatatataaattatttattaatgtgattaaattatttataaatataaaactaatataattgagttaaatttttaataaaaaatttgttaaagagttgttcaattttttatttatttttataattgtaatagtaagttttaattttagaatatgtattatatataaatatgaattaagtaaatatactaaaattttaaaatttggagatactttatgtatatatataatttatttactaataattattctaaaatcatactttaaaataatctttcaaataaaatatatttataatatatatatatatatataaacatattatttgtgcttaataatatatataaattatttattattcaatatttatataaaatacacattattttaattattatatataaaaccgcAATTAAAAGTGCTTTGATACGTTGTATAGAGTATAaagtgtataaaaatataaattataattaagtataaataatataggtaGTATACATTATATAGGTTAGTTAGTGATGTTTGTAGGCTCTTGTAATTATATTGACCCACTATTGAGGGtcacaaatttttaatttttagtatatagaatattattaattatatattatatattattatctattttactGTGTAATATCATATTcctttatattgtttttttttaatatgttaactttttctctatatattatagataataaaatatttatatagttgTTATTAAAGTAACAAACCACCTAATTTTTAGGAtatgtgttatatataaatattaatttataaataagacttttattattaattaaattcttattttataaattaattagtgatagtcttttaattattatgagttaaaaaaattatttttgtatttatttatgagtgaaaattatgataataaaacaattatttatttattgataattatatatctaataaatgaatataaaatagtaatataataaaacttatatattaaggtggtaatttattttttttattctttttagaAATAAATCCACTTTTAaagtgtaaaatataaataattttataaaagtaagttaaaaataaattttatcctcAATCAACTAATTTAGTAAATATAGATGTTTATatgaacttattttataaattaattagttatttattaaactactattttattattgacatatttatttagtatgaaattttatttaaaataaaatttattttcttagtattatttataaacattttctATGAAAATATATCAAACTAACTCAACTTAATATTTGATACACTCATGTAAAGAGTCTatctaaatctaacaaatataataggttgatacttaaatataatacatgATTATTCCTAAATtggacaaatattaatattttataaaaataagattatgaatttaataatttaaatttaactagatttacaaaattttaaattagaactaataatgtatttataattcttttatctatgatttataaaaacaattaaaagtgCTGATGTTTAATGCTTTATTGAAGTTAGAAATTTATTGTTAGATttgtaaatgtatataaaatttgtaactatatatcaattttaatattatatattattttataaaatttatagttatacatggataaaataaaattatatctctaaatttaatattaaattaaaaaaattaaatatagtacaatttattaatttattgaaaataataaaaaactaattattattttaataaatatcttgatctaaatacagaaaaattaatatatatatatatatatatatataattttataaaagtcaaatatcaattttaatttcataatatacatgattttaataatataaataatatataaataataactttttaatttgcatgatataaattgaaacttgtatacaatattataaagacttaaataactaataaagaatttaaaaattaaccatgatcatttttaagaaatgtcttatatataaatatgacctagtaaatgtaatattttaatatgaactaatttttttaattaattagtaatgaattagtgtattcattatttttttaagatataactaatttatttaaagttaaataatatgtataataaaacaaaatatatttgtatatataatgaatatatgagttatatataatgaattgtgagttaaagaaataatatattaaaaaagtgaatgaataattattaataaattt
This is a stretch of genomic DNA from Impatiens glandulifera chromosome 4, dImpGla2.1, whole genome shotgun sequence. It encodes these proteins:
- the LOC124935348 gene encoding cucumisin-like → MKEEVVILPNKNHHLQTTRSWDFLHFPQRIRREHTVESDIIVGIIDSEIWPESDCFIDTGYGPPPIKWQGSCDGLTNFHCNMKLIGAKYYKNDGDFSPTDIQSPRDSSGHGTHVASIIACNLVNSEGLSGLGRGIARGGVPSSRIAVYKVCWSTGCADEDIIVAFFDAINDGVDLLSISMGNYGSSYCEDPIAFMSFQAMNKGILTTMPAGNEGPGLISIKNVAPWALTVAASASDRNYVTNLKLGNEKTLMGKIVICDEYNFGRATISAGAIGMVIQANVTKDNCDVFALPTTYLDMRSTGYNIMSYVSSSSNPIGSILKSTQVFDFDASAPYIASFSSRGPNPITPHILKPDLCAPGVKILGAWTLANSLTRLQEDLRRLPYNIVLGTSSACPHVTDAAAYVKSFHPSWSPAAIKSALMTTEKRKKLVLSILHSGAAGKSAIVKSAKSVAFPSEMGVIVGRRRCCYSNNDLKFLSGMHGVCNLYGTENAWNLNIPSFSIPVMPSTHFNVTYTRTVTNVGPSSSIYQAQIIAPPGLNIQVVPNVLHFSSVGQTQTFGVVFVGRISVRNIVSASLSWSFGNIGEEGIIVIRYGKWWSCSWTWFGVVKPFKLSYMENLIEEAEETQCEGIICVEEVNLSQSVRAHHRLWIYSRDLEMLGRLFNKKNDACFQMLENELAAAMQIGFVSEFFLKLKNICLEISLLNPDEKILEARTKRHIVKGFRPDIHHSSHRFKCGKTGHFKRDCRVTLNGNFASSNLGEKSNQRVEEDWDKAFHIDVMISKEKKT